A single region of the Paraburkholderia sprentiae WSM5005 genome encodes:
- a CDS encoding CaiB/BaiF CoA transferase family protein gives MTPLSSASSVSSSPSTSPQQPGTLPLAGIRVIELSHMVMGPTCGMILGDLGAEVIKVEPPRGDSTRRLLGTGAGFFRTFNRNKKSVALDLDSAAGLAALKQLVDTADVFVENFKPGRMASLGLDCATLRERNPKLIYVSHKGFLNGPYEHRLALDEVVQMMAGLAYMTGPVGRPLRAGSSVNDIMGGMFGAIGVLAALHERHASGRGKEVQSALFENCVLLSAQHMQQFAATGVAAAPMPERISAWAVYDVFTLARGEQMFVAATGDTQWRALCAILERDDLLADARLATNNDRVLARGWLLQTLGESLSRLDGATLAPLFERHHIPFASITKPEELFDDPHLNASGGLVPLTLEDGSETAMPLLPISIDGARLGPRRPIPNIGEHTVDVLRELGYDDARIAELGGDLQARAPRAAA, from the coding sequence ATGACTCCGCTTTCCTCTGCTAGCTCCGTGTCGTCTTCGCCGTCAACGTCGCCGCAGCAGCCGGGCACGCTGCCGCTCGCGGGCATTCGCGTGATCGAGTTGTCGCATATGGTGATGGGCCCGACCTGCGGCATGATTCTGGGCGACCTCGGCGCCGAAGTGATCAAGGTCGAGCCGCCGCGCGGCGACAGCACACGCCGGCTTCTGGGCACCGGAGCGGGCTTTTTCCGCACCTTCAATCGCAACAAGAAGAGCGTCGCGCTCGATCTCGACAGCGCAGCCGGTCTCGCCGCGCTGAAGCAACTCGTCGATACCGCCGACGTATTCGTCGAAAACTTCAAGCCCGGCCGCATGGCGAGTCTCGGCCTCGATTGCGCGACGCTGCGCGAGCGCAATCCGAAGCTGATCTACGTATCGCACAAGGGATTTCTCAACGGTCCCTACGAACATCGTCTCGCGCTCGACGAGGTCGTGCAGATGATGGCGGGGCTCGCGTATATGACCGGGCCGGTGGGCCGTCCGCTGCGCGCGGGCAGCTCTGTCAACGACATCATGGGCGGCATGTTCGGCGCGATCGGCGTGCTGGCCGCGCTGCACGAGCGGCATGCGAGCGGCCGCGGCAAGGAGGTGCAAAGCGCGCTGTTCGAGAACTGCGTGCTGCTGAGCGCGCAGCACATGCAGCAGTTCGCGGCGACCGGCGTGGCTGCCGCGCCGATGCCCGAGCGCATCAGCGCATGGGCCGTCTACGACGTGTTCACGCTCGCGCGCGGCGAGCAGATGTTCGTCGCCGCGACGGGAGACACGCAGTGGCGCGCGCTGTGCGCGATTCTCGAACGCGACGATCTGCTCGCCGATGCCCGCCTCGCGACCAACAACGACCGCGTGCTCGCGCGCGGCTGGCTGTTGCAGACGCTCGGCGAAAGCCTGAGCCGCCTCGACGGCGCGACGCTCGCGCCGCTGTTCGAGCGACATCACATTCCATTTGCGTCGATCACGAAGCCCGAAGAACTGTTCGACGATCCGCACCTGAACGCGAGCGGCGGCCTCGTGCCGCTGACGCTCGAGGACGGCAGCGAAACCGCGATGCCGTTGCTGCCGATTTCGATCGACGGTGCGCGTCTCGGGCCGCGTCGGCCGATCCCGAACATCGGCGAGCACACCGTCGACGTGCTGCGCGAGCTCGGATACGACGATGCGCGGATCGCCGAGCTGGGCGGCGACCTGCAAGCGCGGGCGCCGCGCGCGGCCGCATGA
- a CDS encoding LysE family translocator: MSTTSLFFTAAGVGLAIAAPVGPMGMLCIRRTLTGGPRAGLAIGFGIASGDAAYGLIAALGLVGISQFMLAYDRPLHLLAGLFLLYLGVRALLQKPPAETVDSNGNGNGELAQIGRAGALRAYASALLLTLTNPQTVIMFAALFTTLAPRGAFSPAIALTTVGGVFAGSIAWWCSLVSAVSLARHAIGGRLRLAIDRVVGLTLAAFGLIEIRRAL, from the coding sequence ATGTCCACCACCAGTCTGTTTTTCACCGCCGCCGGCGTCGGCCTCGCGATCGCCGCACCGGTGGGGCCGATGGGCATGCTGTGCATCCGCCGCACGCTGACTGGCGGCCCGCGAGCGGGACTCGCGATCGGCTTCGGCATCGCGAGCGGCGACGCGGCCTACGGGCTGATCGCGGCGCTCGGCCTCGTCGGCATTTCTCAGTTCATGCTCGCGTACGACCGCCCGCTGCATCTGCTCGCGGGCCTGTTCCTGCTGTATCTCGGCGTGCGCGCACTGCTGCAGAAGCCGCCCGCCGAAACCGTCGACAGCAACGGCAATGGCAACGGCGAGCTCGCGCAGATCGGCCGCGCCGGCGCGCTGCGCGCGTACGCCAGCGCGCTGCTGCTGACGCTGACCAATCCGCAGACCGTCATCATGTTCGCGGCGCTGTTCACGACGCTCGCACCGCGCGGCGCGTTCTCGCCAGCCATCGCGCTGACGACGGTCGGCGGCGTGTTCGCCGGCTCGATCGCGTGGTGGTGTTCTCTGGTGAGCGCGGTGTCGCTCGCGCGTCATGCGATCGGCGGCAGGCTGCGTCTCGCGATCGATCGCGTGGTCGGACTCACGCTCGCGGCGTTCGGCCTCATCGAAATCCGCCGCGCGCTCTGA
- a CDS encoding BON domain-containing protein: protein MKTIGFLKTLGPVVAMVVACNVYAQTNAPATDTASAAASVKAGKRANHALGRKVRAALSKTQGLNVSNIAVRARGGAVTLTGTVPSQGEIDSAGEAAKGVAGVTSVSNKLTVMQQ, encoded by the coding sequence ATGAAGACGATCGGTTTTCTGAAAACGCTGGGTCCGGTTGTGGCGATGGTGGTGGCGTGCAACGTCTATGCGCAGACGAACGCTCCGGCAACCGATACGGCGTCGGCGGCAGCCTCCGTCAAGGCCGGCAAGCGCGCGAATCACGCCCTCGGCCGCAAGGTGCGCGCCGCGCTGAGCAAGACCCAGGGTCTCAACGTGTCGAACATCGCCGTGCGCGCGCGCGGGGGCGCGGTGACGCTGACCGGCACGGTGCCGAGCCAGGGCGAGATCGACTCGGCCGGCGAAGCTGCCAAGGGCGTCGCGGGCGTGACGTCCGTGTCGAACAAGCTGACCGTGATGCAACAGTAA
- a CDS encoding MFS transporter yields the protein MKSSHQAVYATALGDAGALGDSRTDAGADAAGSGRAGAIALDGARISARLDRLPATRTIWQLVMLLSFGMFFELYDLMYSGYIAPGLVHSGLLTATTRGLFGTSGVASFIAALFAGLFIGTAACGFLADRFGRRAIFTWSLLWYTAANVVMAFQHTALGLNCWRFIAGIGIGVEIVTIGTYISELVPKHIRGRASACSQAVGFCAVPIVAFLSYLLVPRHVFGLDGWRVVVLIGALGAIVVWWIRRGLPESPRWLAQKGRLDEADAVMTRLEARVAREYRRQRGLPLPEPASPEPVRARAAFRDLLVPPYRKRTLMLIIFHVFQTMGYYGFANWIPTLLIKQGITVTTSLMYASIIAIAAPLGPLLGLLIADRFERKTVIVCMAALNVVCGLAFSQARETVLLVSLGVCLVLAGNIISYSYHAYQAELFPTGIRARAVGFVYSWSRISAMFSAFLIAACLGRFGVNGVFMFISGAMAIVMVAIGTLGPKTRDVALEDISK from the coding sequence ATGAAATCGTCGCATCAGGCGGTGTACGCAACGGCGCTCGGCGATGCGGGCGCGCTGGGTGACTCACGCACGGACGCTGGCGCCGATGCGGCAGGCTCGGGCCGCGCCGGCGCGATCGCACTCGACGGCGCGCGCATTTCCGCGCGGCTCGACCGGCTACCCGCGACTCGCACGATCTGGCAGCTCGTGATGCTGCTGAGCTTCGGCATGTTCTTCGAGCTCTACGACCTGATGTACTCCGGCTATATCGCGCCGGGACTCGTGCACAGCGGGCTGCTGACAGCCACGACGCGCGGCCTGTTCGGCACGAGCGGCGTCGCAAGTTTCATCGCCGCGCTGTTCGCGGGCCTTTTCATCGGCACGGCGGCCTGCGGCTTTCTCGCCGACCGCTTCGGCCGGCGTGCGATATTCACGTGGTCGCTGCTGTGGTACACGGCGGCCAACGTCGTGATGGCGTTCCAGCACACGGCGCTCGGATTGAACTGCTGGCGCTTTATCGCGGGAATCGGCATCGGCGTCGAGATCGTCACCATCGGCACGTATATTTCCGAACTCGTGCCGAAGCACATTCGCGGCCGCGCTTCGGCGTGCTCGCAGGCGGTCGGCTTCTGCGCGGTCCCTATCGTCGCGTTCCTGTCGTATCTGCTGGTGCCGCGGCACGTGTTCGGTCTCGACGGCTGGCGTGTGGTCGTGCTGATCGGCGCGCTGGGCGCGATCGTGGTGTGGTGGATTCGCCGTGGCTTGCCGGAGAGCCCGCGCTGGCTCGCGCAAAAAGGCCGTCTCGACGAAGCCGACGCGGTGATGACGCGTCTCGAAGCACGCGTCGCGCGCGAGTATCGGCGCCAACGCGGCCTGCCGTTGCCCGAGCCCGCGTCGCCCGAACCGGTGCGCGCGCGAGCGGCGTTTCGCGATCTGCTGGTGCCGCCGTATCGCAAGCGCACGCTGATGCTGATCATCTTTCACGTGTTCCAGACCATGGGCTACTACGGCTTCGCGAACTGGATTCCGACGCTGCTGATCAAGCAGGGCATCACGGTGACGACGAGTCTGATGTACGCGAGCATCATCGCGATCGCGGCACCGCTCGGGCCGTTGCTCGGGTTGCTGATCGCCGATCGCTTCGAGCGCAAGACCGTCATCGTCTGCATGGCGGCGCTCAACGTCGTGTGCGGACTTGCGTTCAGCCAGGCGCGCGAGACGGTGCTGCTGGTGAGTCTCGGCGTGTGCCTCGTGCTGGCGGGCAACATCATTTCATATAGCTATCACGCGTACCAGGCTGAACTGTTTCCGACCGGCATCCGGGCGCGTGCGGTGGGCTTCGTTTATTCGTGGAGCCGGATTTCGGCGATGTTCTCGGCGTTCCTGATTGCCGCGTGCCTCGGTCGCTTCGGCGTGAACGGCGTGTTCATGTTTATTTCCGGCGCGATGGCGATCGTCATGGTCGCGATCGGTACGCTGGGGCCGAAGACGCGCGATGTGGCGCTCGAAGATATTTCGAAGTAG
- a CDS encoding hydroxymethylglutaryl-CoA lyase, producing MNDTRERVVVTEVGLRDGLQSIAGIMSTDDKRRWIDAAYAAGVRHMEVASFVPAKLLPQMADAADVVAHARRYADLSVTALAPNLKGAQHALEAGAQRIVAPISVSAAHSAANVRKTPAEMIDAFAAMRELIDGASSATGRRVELIAGLSTVFGCTLQGAVPYADITAIARAAVQAGADVIALGDTTGEATPRQVGEVIELVRDVAGAKLRSLHFHDTRGLALANTLVALRYGVREFDASLAGLGGCPHAPGATGNVNTEDLVFMLESMGYDTGIDIARLLASRAVLAQALPGEPLYGYLARAGLPKQFAHAQQGAREAAERAGSLRCSRSSIPQVPQ from the coding sequence ATGAATGACACCCGCGAGCGCGTCGTCGTGACCGAAGTCGGTCTGCGCGACGGTCTGCAAAGCATTGCCGGCATCATGTCCACCGACGACAAACGGCGCTGGATCGACGCCGCCTACGCGGCCGGCGTGCGCCACATGGAAGTCGCGTCGTTCGTGCCGGCGAAGCTGCTGCCGCAGATGGCCGATGCCGCCGACGTAGTCGCTCACGCGCGTCGCTACGCCGATCTGAGCGTGACCGCGCTCGCGCCGAACCTGAAGGGCGCGCAGCACGCGCTCGAGGCCGGCGCGCAGCGCATCGTCGCGCCGATCTCGGTGAGCGCCGCGCATAGCGCCGCGAACGTGCGCAAGACACCCGCAGAGATGATCGACGCGTTTGCCGCAATGCGCGAGCTGATCGACGGCGCGTCGTCAGCAACGGGCCGCCGCGTCGAGTTGATCGCCGGTTTGTCGACGGTGTTCGGCTGCACGCTTCAGGGCGCGGTGCCCTACGCGGACATCACCGCGATCGCGCGCGCCGCGGTGCAGGCCGGCGCCGACGTGATCGCGCTCGGCGACACCACCGGCGAAGCGACGCCGCGCCAGGTCGGCGAGGTGATCGAGCTGGTGCGCGACGTCGCGGGCGCGAAGCTGCGCTCGCTGCATTTTCACGACACGCGCGGCCTCGCTCTGGCCAACACGCTGGTCGCGCTGCGCTACGGCGTCCGCGAGTTCGATGCGTCGCTGGCCGGCCTCGGCGGCTGTCCGCATGCACCAGGCGCGACCGGCAACGTCAATACCGAAGACCTCGTGTTCATGCTCGAGAGCATGGGCTACGACACCGGTATCGACATCGCGCGGCTGCTCGCATCGCGCGCGGTGCTGGCGCAAGCGCTGCCGGGCGAGCCGCTGTACGGCTATCTCGCGCGAGCGGGATTGCCGAAGCAGTTCGCGCACGCGCAACAAGGCGCGCGTGAAGCCGCCGAGCGCGCCGGATCTTTGCGTTGTTCCCGTTCTTCCATTCCGCAGGTGCCGCAATGA
- a CDS encoding LysR family transcriptional regulator yields the protein MWQIDQVTLRLFIAVCEEGTIARAAEREFIAPSAVSKRLADLEALVDVALLSRSQRGVRATAAGEALLRHARLIMRDHERLQAELSEYAAGARGHVRVLANVSSMVEFLPEALSAFLRANPAIRVDVEERVSADIVRGLEEGVADLGICRDTVPLGSLHTLPYRADHLALIVPRAHPLAGEAQIGFEQTLSFDHLGLASNASVNALMQRIALEKGRELNYRTYVSTFDAAYRFIQAGLAVAILPREALPRHAADAYGIVAVPLREPWAERRFVICMRDRAALTLAAARLLEHLLGAV from the coding sequence ATGTGGCAAATCGATCAGGTGACGCTGCGCTTGTTCATCGCCGTATGCGAGGAAGGGACGATCGCGCGCGCGGCCGAACGCGAGTTCATCGCGCCATCGGCGGTCAGCAAGCGACTCGCCGATCTCGAAGCGCTCGTCGATGTCGCGTTGCTGTCGCGCAGCCAGCGCGGCGTGCGCGCGACCGCCGCCGGCGAAGCGCTGTTGCGCCACGCGCGGCTCATCATGCGCGACCACGAACGCCTGCAGGCCGAGCTCAGCGAGTACGCTGCCGGCGCGCGTGGGCATGTGCGCGTGCTCGCCAACGTATCGTCGATGGTGGAGTTTTTGCCCGAGGCGTTGTCGGCGTTTTTGCGGGCGAATCCGGCGATCCGGGTCGACGTCGAAGAGCGCGTTAGCGCGGACATCGTGCGTGGGCTCGAAGAGGGCGTCGCCGATCTGGGCATCTGCCGTGATACGGTGCCGCTTGGCAGTCTTCACACCTTGCCGTATCGCGCCGACCATCTCGCGCTGATCGTGCCGCGCGCCCATCCGCTAGCGGGCGAGGCGCAGATCGGCTTTGAGCAGACGCTCTCGTTCGATCATCTGGGCCTCGCATCGAATGCGTCGGTCAATGCGCTGATGCAGCGCATTGCACTGGAGAAGGGCCGCGAGTTGAATTACCGCACCTATGTGTCGACGTTCGACGCCGCATATCGTTTCATCCAGGCGGGTCTGGCGGTCGCGATCCTGCCGCGCGAGGCGCTGCCGCGCCATGCCGCCGACGCGTACGGGATCGTCGCGGTGCCGTTGCGCGAGCCGTGGGCCGAGCGGCGTTTCGTGATCTGCATGCGCGATCGCGCGGCGTTGACGCTGGCGGCCGCGCGTTTGCTCGAACATCTGCTGGGCGCCGTGTAA
- a CDS encoding TAXI family TRAP transporter solute-binding subunit, protein MKPDTGPTRSTRPTRLVARFVAISWRDLAVSFGPLVLLVIVAIWAAVRLIQPAPPNTLTISAGPVGSTFWIAAQKYKTILARNRITLNVLASQGSQENLKRLSDPNANVDVGFVQGGIAPGAQDKDKNLMSLGSVAYVPLAIFYRGAPVDWLSGFKGERLAIGPEGSGTRELALALLKANGIAPGGPTQLLPLTGDAAANALIDGTIDATFLAGDSAQPAVMGKLYRTQNVRFYDFTQADAYTRRFPYLTHLKVPMGAFDLGNNLPATSISIVAPTAELIARDSLHPALSDLLIEAAREVHGGATTMQRAGEFPSPLAHDFPLSDDAARYYKSGKSFLYRTLPFWIASLADRLLVIVVPLIVLLVPALRVVPGLYAWRVKSRIYRWYGSLIAIERSALSEHLSTERAALIERLDAIEDSVNGMKMPLAYADQFYVLREHIGFVRRRLTESRDTQRGLDEADEPATDKVKG, encoded by the coding sequence ATGAAGCCTGACACCGGCCCCACCCGCTCCACTCGCCCCACCCGTCTCGTCGCCCGTTTCGTCGCGATCTCGTGGCGCGACCTGGCGGTCTCGTTCGGCCCGCTGGTACTGCTCGTGATCGTCGCGATCTGGGCCGCCGTGCGGCTGATCCAGCCCGCCCCGCCGAATACGCTGACGATTAGCGCCGGCCCCGTCGGCAGCACGTTCTGGATCGCCGCGCAGAAGTACAAGACGATCCTTGCGCGCAACCGCATTACGCTAAACGTGCTGGCCTCGCAGGGCTCGCAGGAAAATCTCAAGCGGTTGTCGGACCCCAACGCCAACGTCGACGTCGGCTTTGTGCAAGGCGGCATCGCGCCCGGCGCGCAGGACAAGGACAAGAACCTGATGTCGCTCGGCAGCGTCGCTTACGTGCCGCTCGCGATCTTCTATCGCGGCGCACCCGTCGACTGGCTGTCCGGGTTCAAGGGCGAGCGCCTCGCGATCGGCCCCGAGGGCAGCGGCACCCGCGAGCTCGCGCTCGCGCTGCTGAAGGCCAACGGCATCGCGCCGGGCGGTCCGACCCAACTGCTGCCGCTGACGGGTGACGCAGCCGCCAACGCGCTGATCGACGGCACGATCGACGCGACCTTCCTCGCCGGCGACTCGGCGCAGCCTGCCGTGATGGGCAAGCTCTACCGCACGCAGAACGTGCGCTTCTACGATTTCACGCAGGCCGACGCGTACACGCGCCGCTTTCCGTACCTGACGCATCTGAAGGTGCCGATGGGCGCCTTCGACCTCGGCAACAACCTGCCGGCGACCTCGATCAGCATCGTCGCGCCGACCGCCGAGCTGATCGCGCGCGATTCGCTGCATCCGGCGCTGTCGGATCTGCTGATCGAAGCCGCGCGCGAAGTGCATGGCGGCGCGACGACCATGCAGCGCGCGGGCGAATTCCCGTCGCCGCTCGCGCACGACTTCCCGCTTTCCGACGACGCCGCGCGCTACTACAAGTCGGGTAAGAGCTTCCTGTACCGGACCCTGCCGTTCTGGATCGCGAGTCTCGCGGACCGCCTGCTGGTGATCGTCGTGCCGCTGATCGTGTTGCTCGTGCCGGCGCTGCGCGTCGTGCCGGGGTTGTACGCGTGGCGGGTCAAGTCGCGCATCTATCGCTGGTACGGCTCGCTGATCGCGATCGAGCGCAGCGCGCTCAGCGAACATTTGTCGACCGAACGCGCGGCGCTGATCGAGCGGCTCGACGCGATCGAAGACTCCGTCAACGGCATGAAGATGCCGCTCGCATATGCGGATCAGTTCTACGTGCTGCGCGAGCACATCGGATTCGTGCGGCGGCGGCTGACCGAAAGCCGCGACACGCAGCGCGGGCTGGACGAGGCCGACGAGCCGGCGACCGACAAAGTCAAAGGCTGA
- a CDS encoding M35 family metallo-endopeptidase, with translation MNDSDRRNEHSFKSDEDEEWILVHTGAVTNTTPGSLVHVTINTLPICENMSNAEFRRLIMRLRDAALTLINERIADVARWDKSAQDRVKRWFGRSDQFVHNRLSFGLPRLATAMQQLQPEKIIRWDEQKGMQISCAITPDRGVNDAAVCKPDSARRIIAIYPHFCTLPDADVSTNCKLKVLIHECTHYIDTFDSDDVIYGFGSGIGYWAQTDPDGACRNADNFACYIAHFDAVSEFVEKRIF, from the coding sequence ATGAATGATTCTGACCGACGAAATGAGCACAGCTTCAAATCGGACGAGGATGAAGAGTGGATCTTGGTACACACAGGTGCCGTTACCAATACAACTCCGGGGTCATTGGTTCATGTCACAATCAATACGTTGCCAATATGTGAAAATATGAGCAACGCCGAGTTTAGAAGGCTAATAATGCGTTTGCGAGACGCAGCGTTGACTCTCATAAATGAGCGTATTGCGGACGTTGCGCGGTGGGATAAATCAGCGCAAGATCGGGTGAAACGCTGGTTCGGCCGGAGCGATCAGTTTGTCCACAATCGATTGAGCTTCGGTCTGCCGAGGCTGGCAACTGCGATGCAGCAGCTACAACCGGAGAAGATCATTCGGTGGGACGAACAGAAGGGGATGCAGATTTCGTGTGCAATAACTCCCGATAGAGGCGTCAACGATGCGGCAGTATGCAAGCCGGATTCGGCGCGTAGAATAATTGCAATCTATCCGCATTTTTGTACTCTTCCTGATGCTGATGTTTCGACAAATTGCAAGTTGAAGGTCTTGATTCACGAATGTACGCACTATATCGATACGTTCGATTCAGACGATGTGATTTATGGTTTTGGATCTGGTATTGGTTATTGGGCACAAACCGATCCAGACGGGGCATGCAGGAATGCAGACAATTTCGCGTGTTATATTGCCCATTTTGATGCCGTCAGTGAATTTGTCGAAAAGAGGATTTTTTAA
- a CDS encoding sulfite exporter TauE/SafE family protein produces MALPHIDLLYSVSGLFVGFLVGLTGVGGGSLMTPILVLLFKVHPATAVGTDLLYAAATKATGTLVHGLKGSVDWQITLRLAAGSVPAATITLILLHRYGMDTPGASRLIQVVLGAALLITAIALVFRPQLAALGARKQRAPSQARTLGLTMLTGATLGVLVSLTSVGAGAIGVTVLLLLYPMLPTTRIVGSDIAHAVPLTLLAGAGHWLLGSVDWSMLVSLLVGSLPGIAIGSYLASRAPDALLRNLLAATLTLVGVRLVLS; encoded by the coding sequence ATGGCTCTACCCCACATCGATCTGCTGTACTCCGTCTCCGGCCTGTTCGTCGGATTTCTGGTCGGCCTGACGGGCGTCGGCGGCGGCTCGCTGATGACGCCGATCCTCGTCCTGCTGTTCAAGGTGCACCCGGCCACCGCGGTCGGCACCGACCTGCTGTACGCGGCCGCCACCAAGGCGACCGGCACGCTGGTGCACGGCCTGAAGGGCTCGGTCGACTGGCAGATCACGCTGCGCCTCGCGGCCGGTAGCGTGCCCGCGGCCACCATCACGCTGATCCTGCTGCATCGCTACGGGATGGACACGCCGGGCGCGAGCCGGCTGATCCAGGTCGTGCTCGGCGCGGCGCTGCTGATTACCGCGATCGCGCTGGTGTTTCGTCCGCAGCTCGCGGCGCTCGGCGCGCGCAAGCAACGCGCGCCGAGTCAGGCACGCACGCTCGGGCTGACCATGCTGACCGGCGCAACCCTCGGCGTGCTGGTGTCGTTGACGTCGGTGGGCGCGGGCGCGATCGGCGTGACGGTGTTGTTGCTGCTGTATCCGATGCTGCCGACGACGCGCATCGTCGGCTCCGACATCGCGCACGCGGTGCCGCTGACATTGCTGGCGGGCGCCGGACATTGGCTGCTCGGCTCGGTCGACTGGTCGATGCTGGTGTCGCTGCTAGTGGGGTCGCTGCCTGGCATCGCGATCGGCAGCTATCTGGCGTCGCGCGCGCCCGACGCGCTGCTGCGCAATCTGCTCGCGGCGACGCTGACGCTGGTCGGCGTGCGGCTCGTGTTGTCGTGA
- a CDS encoding 2-hydroxychromene-2-carboxylate isomerase — protein MTVGIDAQQPLWFYDFVSPFTYLLLEQHDKWPGFDFAFTPVVLNDLYRHWGQRSAYSVPAKRTFMYRHALFRAEQLGIPYKMPPAHPFDSIKPLLLATAANGDVQFVREIFRFIWREGRDPSSDEAFAELCERVGKPDGPALIQNEAVKAQLQRNTAEAIGLGVYGVPTFRLNDQLFWGEDALPMVLYCARTPNWLESGEVKRISSLPWGLANKPA, from the coding sequence ATGACCGTTGGCATCGACGCCCAACAGCCGCTGTGGTTTTACGATTTCGTCTCGCCGTTCACTTACCTGTTGCTCGAGCAACACGACAAATGGCCCGGCTTCGACTTCGCGTTCACGCCGGTCGTGCTGAACGATCTGTATCGCCACTGGGGCCAGCGCTCCGCGTACAGCGTGCCCGCCAAGCGCACCTTCATGTACCGGCACGCGCTGTTTCGCGCGGAGCAGCTCGGCATTCCGTACAAAATGCCGCCCGCCCATCCGTTCGATTCGATCAAGCCGCTGCTGCTCGCGACCGCAGCGAACGGCGACGTGCAATTCGTGCGCGAGATTTTCCGCTTCATCTGGCGCGAGGGGCGCGACCCGTCGAGCGACGAAGCGTTCGCCGAACTGTGCGAGCGCGTCGGCAAGCCGGACGGCCCGGCGCTGATCCAGAACGAAGCCGTGAAGGCGCAACTGCAACGCAATACCGCCGAGGCGATCGGCCTCGGCGTCTACGGCGTGCCGACGTTCCGTCTGAACGACCAGCTGTTCTGGGGCGAAGACGCGCTGCCGATGGTGCTGTATTGCGCACGCACGCCAAACTGGCTCGAATCGGGCGAGGTGAAGCGGATCAGTTCGCTGCCGTGGGGGCTGGCGAACAAGCCGGCATAA